A window from Akkermansia muciniphila encodes these proteins:
- a CDS encoding saccharopine dehydrogenase family protein, giving the protein MNTVLIIGAGGVGHVVANKCAQLPEIFQNIHLASRTKSKCDAIADDVRARTGVSITTHAVDADDVPSTVALIREVKPQLLVNVALPYQDLTLMDACLETGVNYLDTANYEPRDVAKFEYSWQWAYQDKFRKAGLFALLGSGFDPGVTNVFTAWALKHHFDEIHTLDIIDVNGGNHGKAFATNFNPEINIREVTAPCRHWENGAFRETAPMSMHQSFTCPQEVGTYEIYRMYHEEMESLVKHIPTIRRAQFWMSFSPNYLKHLEVLQNVGMTRIDPVMYNGVEIIPLQFLKAVLPDPGDLGKTTKGKTCIGNVITGVKDGKFKAVYIYNICDHEKCFEEVGSQAISYTTGVPAMIGAEMILTGKWSGAGVFNMEQNDPDPFMDELNKRGLPWQCVELTEEQAKALQVH; this is encoded by the coding sequence ATGAACACGGTTTTAATCATTGGAGCAGGCGGCGTAGGGCATGTAGTGGCCAACAAATGCGCCCAGCTGCCGGAAATCTTTCAAAACATTCATCTGGCCTCCCGCACGAAAAGCAAATGTGACGCCATTGCGGACGACGTGCGCGCCAGAACGGGCGTCAGCATCACCACCCATGCCGTGGATGCGGACGACGTGCCCTCCACCGTGGCCCTCATCCGGGAGGTGAAGCCGCAATTGCTGGTCAACGTGGCCCTTCCCTACCAGGACCTCACCCTGATGGACGCTTGCCTGGAAACCGGCGTCAACTATCTGGACACCGCCAACTATGAACCCCGGGACGTAGCCAAATTCGAATACTCCTGGCAGTGGGCGTACCAGGACAAATTCCGCAAGGCTGGGCTCTTCGCCCTGCTGGGCTCCGGCTTTGACCCCGGCGTCACCAACGTCTTCACGGCGTGGGCGCTCAAGCACCACTTTGATGAAATCCATACGCTGGACATCATTGACGTGAATGGCGGCAACCACGGCAAGGCCTTCGCCACCAACTTCAACCCGGAAATCAACATCCGGGAAGTGACGGCCCCCTGCCGCCACTGGGAAAACGGCGCCTTCCGGGAAACCGCCCCCATGAGCATGCACCAGAGCTTCACCTGCCCGCAGGAAGTGGGCACGTATGAAATCTACCGCATGTACCATGAGGAAATGGAAAGCCTGGTCAAGCACATCCCCACCATCCGCAGGGCGCAATTCTGGATGTCCTTCTCCCCGAACTACCTCAAGCACCTGGAAGTGCTGCAGAACGTGGGCATGACCCGCATTGACCCGGTCATGTACAACGGCGTGGAAATCATTCCCCTGCAATTCCTGAAAGCCGTGCTGCCGGACCCCGGGGACCTGGGCAAGACGACCAAGGGGAAAACCTGCATCGGCAACGTCATCACCGGCGTGAAGGACGGCAAATTCAAGGCCGTGTACATCTACAACATCTGCGACCATGAAAAATGCTTTGAAGAAGTGGGGTCCCAGGCCATCTCCTACACCACGGGGGTTCCGGCCATGATCGGCGCGGAAATGATCCTCACGGGCAAATGGTCCGGTGCGGGCGTCTTCAACATGGAGCAGAACGATCCGGACCCCTTCATGGATGAACTCAACAAGCGCGGCCTTCCCTGGCAGTGCGTGGAGCTTACGGAAGAACAGGCCAAAGCCCTGCAAGTCCACTGA
- a CDS encoding thioredoxin family protein: MIRQILPIVVAACVAPCFAAEGWITDMDAAKKQAAEQKKDLMIEFTGSDWCPPCMQLRANVFSKPDFQKEASKDFVLVELDYPRNKEQSKEMKAANDKLAQQYGVQGFPTIVYADASGKPFGGFVGGRSKEDVMKSMQDALKNKEALQAAEANVAKATTDEAKVAALMEVLKLAPQDYVDTFYGDVKAEIKKLDKDDKSGLKAADAHADQLKKEQKSVQDYLAGKLTDKTTPAEALQVVKAYPDRDKLLPETQQDLLMMEFGTYLNSTGDVDGAVLILDKVAELGPGSEAGQRAPRIKAGILANKDQIKAQIDAAKKAQSK; this comes from the coding sequence ATGATTAGACAAATTCTGCCAATAGTTGTTGCCGCCTGCGTTGCTCCCTGTTTTGCCGCGGAAGGCTGGATTACCGATATGGATGCCGCCAAGAAGCAGGCAGCCGAACAGAAGAAGGATCTCATGATTGAGTTCACCGGTTCCGACTGGTGCCCGCCCTGCATGCAGCTCCGCGCCAACGTGTTCAGCAAGCCTGATTTCCAGAAGGAAGCCTCCAAGGACTTCGTTCTGGTGGAGCTGGATTATCCCCGTAACAAGGAACAGTCCAAGGAAATGAAAGCCGCCAATGACAAGCTGGCCCAGCAGTACGGCGTGCAGGGATTCCCGACGATCGTGTACGCGGATGCTTCCGGCAAGCCGTTCGGCGGTTTTGTGGGCGGCCGTTCCAAGGAAGACGTGATGAAGTCCATGCAGGATGCCTTGAAGAATAAGGAAGCCCTGCAGGCTGCCGAGGCCAATGTGGCCAAGGCTACTACGGATGAAGCCAAGGTTGCTGCCCTGATGGAAGTGCTCAAGCTGGCTCCCCAGGATTATGTGGATACTTTTTACGGCGATGTGAAGGCGGAAATCAAGAAGCTGGACAAGGATGACAAGTCCGGCCTGAAAGCCGCGGACGCCCACGCTGACCAGCTCAAGAAGGAACAGAAGAGCGTGCAGGATTACCTTGCCGGCAAGCTGACGGACAAGACCACGCCTGCGGAAGCCCTCCAGGTGGTGAAGGCCTATCCGGACCGTGACAAGCTCCTGCCGGAAACCCAGCAGGATTTGTTGATGATGGAGTTCGGCACTTACCTGAATTCCACCGGTGACGTGGACGGCGCCGTGCTGATTCTGGACAAGGTTGCCGAATTGGGGCCGGGTTCTGAGGCCGGTCAGCGCGCTCCCCGCATCAAGGCAGGCATCCTTGCCAACAAGGACCAGATCAAGGCCCAGATTGACGCCGCCAAGAAGGCGCAGAGCAAGTAA
- a CDS encoding DUF6056 family protein, translated as MPSPRTSRVWFWALVAAALLYVALVSWWSPLTSDTYHHALTGMEHRFSFSLVGERCAASYMTWNPRIGEYLAFAVATAGKWLFILVNPFIQAGMALMMFYLAAGRRVDPRSWPDVRLFGLGLLLLFTCTARPGVTIYWLSGATNYSWAAALWLGFLCLYRGLLEKREDGWKKWTAVLALGFLAGMTNENNIPGTWLLLGALFIFVRLVRKRKLPLWFYAGLAAQVAGSLCMLLAPGVSARMNSAAPGCAEPLSGVWDRLEAVPVLLLRMHEYLALPLLLGAAAAWILWKCFRRDRNSLRPWKTQIGAAAAYILTAYAMALSFAAAVVPADHAMFSATLLFGIGVLALLRAWYGIPCAMPRPRIFTAVFLVLSGLCVLSTLHDHLLLFRQHEKRVRLILEQKKAGVQEVVVPSLLPPSPWCSFIFWVDLSQNPDDYVNRGAAMYYGIKNIRTFDAVSDGKSLP; from the coding sequence ATGCCCTCCCCCCGTACGTCCCGGGTTTGGTTTTGGGCGCTGGTTGCCGCCGCCCTTCTGTATGTGGCTCTGGTCAGTTGGTGGAGTCCGCTTACCTCTGACACGTACCACCATGCCCTGACGGGCATGGAACACCGCTTCTCCTTCAGCCTGGTCGGGGAACGCTGTGCGGCATCCTACATGACCTGGAACCCCAGAATCGGGGAATACCTGGCGTTTGCCGTGGCTACGGCGGGCAAATGGCTCTTCATTCTGGTTAATCCCTTTATCCAGGCGGGCATGGCGCTGATGATGTTTTATCTGGCCGCCGGGCGCAGGGTGGACCCCCGTTCCTGGCCGGACGTCCGGCTCTTCGGATTGGGGCTGCTCCTGCTTTTCACCTGTACGGCCCGTCCCGGCGTCACCATTTACTGGCTCTCCGGCGCAACCAATTATTCCTGGGCTGCCGCCCTTTGGCTGGGCTTCCTGTGCCTGTACCGCGGACTGCTGGAAAAGCGGGAAGACGGCTGGAAAAAGTGGACCGCTGTGCTGGCGCTGGGCTTCCTGGCGGGCATGACCAATGAAAACAACATTCCGGGCACCTGGCTTCTGCTGGGAGCCTTGTTCATCTTCGTGCGCCTGGTTCGGAAAAGAAAACTTCCGCTGTGGTTTTATGCGGGTTTGGCGGCGCAGGTGGCGGGTTCCCTGTGCATGCTGCTGGCTCCCGGCGTTTCCGCCCGGATGAACTCCGCCGCGCCCGGCTGCGCGGAACCGCTCTCCGGCGTGTGGGACAGGCTGGAAGCCGTTCCCGTGCTTCTCCTCCGGATGCATGAATACCTGGCCCTTCCCCTGCTGCTGGGCGCGGCTGCTGCCTGGATACTCTGGAAATGCTTCCGCCGGGACCGGAACTCCCTGCGGCCATGGAAAACCCAGATTGGAGCGGCTGCGGCATATATTTTGACGGCATACGCCATGGCTCTCTCCTTTGCCGCCGCCGTTGTTCCGGCGGACCATGCCATGTTCTCCGCCACCCTGCTGTTCGGCATTGGCGTGCTGGCACTCCTCCGTGCCTGGTACGGCATTCCCTGCGCCATGCCGCGGCCCCGTATCTTTACAGCCGTTTTTCTGGTTCTGTCCGGACTGTGCGTTCTCTCCACCCTTCATGACCACCTGCTCCTGTTCCGCCAGCATGAAAAGCGCGTCCGGCTGATTCTGGAACAGAAAAAGGCAGGCGTTCAGGAGGTCGTTGTTCCTTCCCTGTTGCCTCCTTCCCCCTGGTGCTCCTTCATCTTCTGGGTGGACCTGTCCCAAAACCCGGATGACTACGTCAACCGCGGAGCGGCCATGTATTACGGGATCAAGAATATCCGCACATTTGATGCAGTATCTGACGGAAAGTCTCTTCCATAA
- a CDS encoding alpha-L-fucosidase: MFRFKQHLFCLLALAAAMFAAPSQAANTAPYARAYIEGEEITGSTLESRYTAPENESPTPVIRWEKSDSRNGKPVLVRQGADAESYTLTDKDAGKYFRIIVGAGTKDAIASAWIGPVMTEEQAEGITNRFDSGKPYHENVADLQQELKEKLKDSVYFTVETGNLHASPYAMVRNERTAIPENLRPFRENGKIYLNQPFIQAVFKKELPDEIMEEAGGQKAYELGNVARALKLNLWLGDENRAPVDNFRMQPMAEGLVILTPEKDVFSPVKDRDLINEAVNQLFDFKASEEQLQWFRNAKFGMFLHWNPSSLLEREISWERNAARPKDSASGHKNIVDFEYDSAYRNFNPVQYNPRKWMSIAKKSGMKYAVLTTKHHDGFSNFPSVYDTYTIAATPYKKDIVGQFAAAARAAGLKVGFYYSGRDWFNPCYLTSQHYRYLEYYFGQLSELLTRYGQVDVLWFDSLGNSSLNQWDPRTMVRRIKQYQPDILINNRMNGTRGGGNREDLLEELKGDFLTPECKLGPFNSKTPWESCMTVANIPGTRWTGNWSYTSKAKTVPLEKSIKFLINNTVKDGNLLYNIGPTPLGAFDPEQANIFLSMGKWIAPYREAIYNTRGGPYIEQPWGGSCYKTDASGKKTVYLHVSPLIAQDGKALKGSEPLFIKDLGDKFTKATVIVNGNGNGKAAKLEKQDGQYKITLPAGVTWDSLDTVIKLQ; this comes from the coding sequence ATGTTCAGATTCAAGCAGCACTTATTTTGTCTTCTGGCGCTGGCGGCGGCCATGTTTGCGGCGCCGTCCCAGGCGGCGAACACGGCGCCCTATGCCAGAGCCTACATTGAAGGGGAGGAAATCACAGGCTCCACGCTGGAAAGCCGTTACACCGCCCCGGAAAATGAATCCCCCACCCCCGTCATCCGCTGGGAAAAGAGCGATTCCAGAAACGGGAAACCCGTGCTCGTCCGGCAGGGCGCGGACGCGGAATCCTACACCCTGACAGACAAGGACGCCGGAAAATACTTCCGCATCATCGTGGGAGCCGGGACGAAGGATGCCATTGCGAGCGCCTGGATAGGCCCCGTCATGACGGAAGAACAGGCGGAAGGCATCACCAACCGCTTTGACTCCGGCAAACCCTATCATGAAAACGTGGCGGACCTTCAACAAGAACTGAAGGAAAAACTCAAGGACTCCGTCTATTTCACCGTGGAAACAGGCAATCTGCACGCCTCCCCCTACGCCATGGTGCGCAACGAACGGACAGCCATTCCGGAAAACCTGCGCCCCTTCCGTGAAAACGGAAAAATCTACCTGAACCAGCCCTTCATCCAGGCCGTCTTCAAGAAAGAACTGCCGGATGAAATCATGGAGGAAGCCGGAGGCCAGAAGGCCTACGAACTGGGCAATGTAGCCAGGGCGCTCAAGCTCAACCTCTGGCTGGGCGACGAAAACCGCGCCCCGGTGGACAACTTCCGCATGCAGCCCATGGCGGAAGGCCTGGTGATCCTCACGCCGGAAAAAGACGTATTCTCCCCCGTGAAAGACCGCGACCTGATCAATGAAGCGGTAAACCAGCTCTTTGACTTCAAGGCCAGCGAGGAACAGCTCCAGTGGTTCCGCAACGCCAAATTCGGCATGTTCCTGCACTGGAACCCCTCCTCCCTGCTGGAACGGGAAATCAGCTGGGAACGCAATGCGGCCCGGCCCAAAGACAGCGCCAGCGGGCACAAGAACATCGTGGACTTTGAATATGACTCCGCCTACCGGAACTTCAACCCCGTACAGTACAATCCCCGCAAGTGGATGTCCATAGCCAAAAAAAGCGGCATGAAATACGCCGTGCTGACCACCAAGCACCACGACGGATTCAGCAACTTTCCGTCCGTCTATGATACTTACACGATTGCCGCCACCCCTTATAAAAAGGACATCGTGGGGCAGTTTGCGGCGGCGGCCCGTGCCGCCGGGCTAAAAGTGGGCTTCTACTATTCCGGGCGCGACTGGTTCAACCCCTGCTACCTGACCAGCCAGCACTACCGCTATCTGGAATACTACTTCGGGCAGCTCAGCGAACTGCTCACCCGCTACGGCCAGGTGGATGTCCTCTGGTTTGACAGCCTGGGCAACAGCTCCCTCAACCAGTGGGACCCGCGCACCATGGTGCGGCGCATCAAGCAATACCAGCCGGACATCCTGATCAACAACCGCATGAACGGAACGCGCGGCGGCGGCAACAGGGAGGACCTGCTGGAGGAACTCAAGGGCGACTTCCTGACGCCTGAATGCAAGCTGGGGCCGTTCAACAGCAAAACCCCGTGGGAAAGCTGCATGACGGTGGCCAACATTCCCGGCACCCGCTGGACGGGAAACTGGTCCTACACCTCCAAGGCAAAAACCGTTCCCCTGGAAAAATCCATCAAATTCCTGATCAACAACACGGTCAAGGACGGCAACCTGCTCTACAACATCGGGCCCACGCCGCTGGGCGCCTTTGACCCGGAACAGGCCAATATCTTCCTGTCCATGGGCAAATGGATAGCCCCCTACCGGGAAGCCATCTACAACACCCGCGGCGGTCCCTACATTGAGCAGCCCTGGGGCGGAAGCTGCTACAAGACAGACGCCAGCGGAAAGAAGACTGTCTATCTCCACGTCAGCCCGCTGATCGCCCAGGACGGGAAAGCCCTGAAAGGCTCCGAACCGCTGTTCATCAAGGACCTTGGGGATAAATTCACGAAAGCAACCGTCATCGTGAACGGCAACGGAAACGGAAAAGCCGCCAAGCTGGAAAAGCAAGACGGCCAATACAAAATCACGCTGCCCGCGGGCGTAACCTGGGACAGCCTGGACACCGTCATCAAACTCCAATAA
- a CDS encoding cell division protein FtsZ translates to MLDFSPQAPSGLSGKICLCGIGSAGTKVMEEVLLLAPQEVSVCAMNLDARLLNASAVPCKVHLGARLTRGLGSGGDASAGAQAACESESSILRALEGSALTVLAAGLGGGTGSGVAPEVARLAKEQGSYVVSVVIRPFRFEGKRRAAQADEALSRLALYSDMVLRFDNDAMESLIDPDRGVLEAFSVVNALIARAVLIVPSLLNSSGSLLRVGLDDLLRVAGTGKGICSFGVGEASADTSTADMLDQVRHSPLFLEKRLGEVDDVLVLVRGGSSLTLRRLEALAGGVAEILGNGVRLHIGASVAEQPEDRLSLTVLGVVPVEEPSGSPAPAPVLRQETAAPAVLVPEEEPFIGEGKTLIQPVAPSVASEPERRPEPEPPVAVPSVPPVARRDDRELEEELVPVRPVPDVEETPPESASVAEASGAAGEPEEELLPVPDIKALEEGTPPEEGEEERAGHGLFARVRPLILDGEDLDLPPALRKKKPDPS, encoded by the coding sequence ATGCTGGACTTTTCTCCCCAGGCCCCGTCCGGATTATCCGGAAAAATCTGCCTGTGCGGCATCGGCTCCGCAGGAACCAAGGTGATGGAGGAAGTGCTGCTGCTGGCTCCGCAGGAGGTTTCCGTGTGCGCCATGAACCTGGACGCCCGCCTGCTGAACGCCTCAGCCGTTCCGTGCAAGGTCCATCTGGGGGCCAGGCTTACCCGGGGGCTGGGTTCCGGCGGGGATGCCTCCGCAGGGGCGCAGGCTGCCTGTGAAAGTGAATCCTCCATCCTCCGTGCGCTGGAAGGCAGTGCGCTGACCGTCCTTGCCGCGGGGCTGGGAGGCGGGACGGGCTCCGGCGTGGCGCCGGAAGTGGCGCGGCTGGCCAAGGAGCAGGGCTCCTACGTCGTCAGCGTCGTTATCCGCCCCTTCCGGTTTGAGGGGAAACGGCGCGCTGCCCAGGCGGATGAAGCTTTATCCCGGCTGGCCCTGTATTCCGACATGGTGCTGCGGTTTGACAATGACGCCATGGAAAGCCTCATTGACCCTGACAGGGGAGTGCTGGAAGCCTTTTCCGTGGTCAATGCCCTCATTGCCCGCGCCGTGCTCATCGTGCCGTCCCTGCTGAACTCTTCCGGAAGCCTGCTCCGCGTGGGGCTGGATGACCTGCTCCGCGTGGCCGGAACGGGGAAGGGAATCTGCTCCTTCGGCGTAGGGGAAGCGTCCGCGGACACTTCCACGGCGGACATGCTGGACCAGGTCCGGCACTCTCCCCTTTTCCTGGAAAAACGGCTGGGGGAAGTGGATGACGTTCTGGTGCTGGTGCGCGGCGGCAGTTCACTGACTTTGCGCCGCCTGGAAGCCCTGGCGGGCGGAGTGGCGGAAATCCTGGGGAATGGCGTGCGCCTCCATATCGGCGCCTCCGTGGCGGAGCAGCCGGAAGACCGCCTGTCCCTGACCGTGCTGGGCGTGGTGCCCGTGGAGGAACCGTCGGGTTCTCCCGCTCCTGCCCCCGTTCTCCGTCAGGAAACAGCGGCTCCGGCGGTACTTGTACCGGAAGAAGAACCTTTTATCGGAGAGGGGAAAACCCTCATTCAACCTGTTGCTCCTTCTGTTGCCTCTGAACCGGAACGGCGTCCGGAGCCGGAACCTCCCGTTGCCGTCCCCTCCGTTCCCCCCGTCGCCAGAAGGGATGACCGTGAACTGGAAGAAGAACTGGTGCCCGTCAGGCCTGTGCCGGACGTGGAGGAAACGCCCCCGGAATCTGCTTCCGTTGCGGAAGCGTCCGGAGCGGCTGGGGAACCGGAAGAAGAGCTTCTCCCGGTTCCGGACATCAAGGCGCTGGAAGAAGGAACTCCTCCGGAAGAAGGAGAGGAAGAACGCGCAGGACACGGGCTGTTTGCGCGGGTGCGCCCCCTCATCCTGGACGGGGAAGACCTGGATCTGCCCCCGGCGCTGCGGAAAAAGAAACCGGACCCGAGCTGA
- a CDS encoding metallophosphoesterase family protein, with the protein MKYLALFLIFLFQTVQGEEPAPWRIAIIGDTHDSPRRMEGSEGVAVNFIKTLYGEILKHQVDMVIQVGDMADIEGSAPVNGLAKRKELNKMLEEKGIPFYAVRGNHESIPLRAEQFRELFLPTRKQGARGLATRKLNYGIRHKNASLYFMDVDLAPDQMVDFSAWIKKNRSKANTVPRHCLVFTHRTLQTPMQFRECLWGRYNDSAAEQQNIFYRNLREAGVRFVVTGHLHAHDLYMITSPDGKNTLTSLICAPAGNKVLPAPFLLPARSRVKTLQYRSGITAYYILNIYPDSMTLDTYAAPNNGVTDEGPKSGEFKKLHSYGIPMN; encoded by the coding sequence ATGAAATATCTTGCGCTATTTCTTATCTTTCTGTTTCAAACGGTGCAGGGGGAGGAACCGGCTCCGTGGCGAATCGCCATCATCGGCGACACGCATGACTCCCCCAGGCGCATGGAAGGAAGCGAAGGAGTAGCCGTCAACTTCATCAAAACCCTGTACGGAGAAATCCTGAAACACCAGGTGGACATGGTCATCCAGGTGGGAGACATGGCGGACATTGAGGGAAGCGCCCCCGTCAACGGGCTAGCCAAACGCAAGGAACTCAACAAGATGCTGGAGGAAAAAGGCATCCCCTTCTACGCCGTGCGCGGCAACCATGAATCCATCCCCCTCCGTGCGGAACAATTCAGGGAACTCTTCCTGCCCACCCGGAAACAGGGAGCCAGGGGCCTGGCAACCAGAAAACTGAACTACGGCATCCGCCATAAAAACGCCTCCCTGTACTTCATGGACGTTGACCTAGCCCCGGACCAGATGGTGGACTTCAGCGCGTGGATCAAAAAGAACAGGAGCAAGGCCAACACCGTACCGCGCCATTGCCTGGTCTTCACCCACCGCACCCTGCAAACGCCCATGCAATTCCGGGAATGCCTGTGGGGCCGCTATAATGACAGTGCGGCGGAACAGCAGAACATCTTTTACCGCAACCTGCGGGAGGCGGGCGTCCGCTTCGTCGTCACCGGGCACCTGCACGCGCATGACCTGTACATGATCACCTCCCCGGACGGAAAAAACACCCTCACCTCCCTCATCTGCGCCCCCGCCGGCAACAAGGTGCTCCCCGCCCCGTTCCTGCTTCCCGCAAGATCACGGGTAAAAACCCTGCAATACCGCTCCGGCATCACGGCCTACTACATCCTGAACATCTACCCGGACTCCATGACGCTGGACACCTACGCCGCCCCCAACAACGGCGTTACCGACGAAGGCCCCAAAAGCGGCGAATTCAAAAAACTGCACTCCTACGGGATTCCGATGAATTAA